The sequence CACGCGCAGCAGTTCAGGAATGGCGATGGTCGGGTGCGTGTCGTTGAGCTGAATCACTTCGAAGTCCGGCAGCTGTGCCAGCTTGCGGCCCGCCAGGTGATGACGGCGCAGAATGTCCGCCACGGAGCAGGCGCACTGGAAATACTGCTGCATCAGACGCAGTTTTTTACCCGCCAGATGGTTGTCGTTCGGGTAGAGGACTTTGGTCAGCTTCTCGGCGTCGATACCCTGCTGCTCGGCACGCAGGAAATCGCCGTCGTTGAATTTGGTCAGGTTGAACGGATGAGCGTGCTTCGCCTGCCACAGGCGCAGCGGCTGCGCCACGCCGTTACGGTAGCCAAGCACCGGCAGATCCCAGGCTTCACCGGTGATGGTGAAAGCCGGTTCCCAGAGGCCTTGCTTTGTGACTTTCCCACCGATGCCGACCTGCACGTCCAGCTGCGCATTGTGGCGGAACCACGGGTAGGTATTGCGGTGCCAGTCATCTGGCGCTTCCATCTGGTGACCATCAGCGAACGACTGACGGAACAGGCCATACTGATAGTTCAGGCCATAGCCAATGGCGGACTGGCCAACCGTTGCCATGGAGTCAAGGAAGCAGGCCGCCAGGCGCCCCAGACCACCGTTACCGAGAGCCGGGTCAATCTCTTCTTCCAGCAGGTCAGTCAGGTTGATGTCGTGCGCTTTCAGCACATCACCCACCTCCTGATACCACCCAAGGTTCAGCAGATTGTTGCCCGTCAGGCGGCCAATCAGGAATTCCATCGAGATATAGTTGACGTGACGCTGGCCTTTGACGGGCTTCGCCACGGGCTGAGCATCCAGCTGCTCTGCGAGCGCCCCGCTCACCGCCTGCCACCACTGGTGAGGCGTCATCTCGTTTGCAGCATGAAGGCCAAAACGCTGCCACTGACGCGTCAGGGCAGCCTGGAATTGAGCTTTGTTGAAGGTAGGCTGTGACATAGGGGATCGGCATCCTTTAGAAAGAAAACACAAGTTGGCGCTAGTGTGCCTGGCTCATTTCACCTCTTCCTCCTCCTGTGGGGGATTAGACAGGGAGGAGTAGCGGGGATGAGCATAAAAGTGTGATCGAGGCCACTCTCAGAGCATAGCCTGAGTGTGCCCGGAAGAGGAAAACGTCACCGGGAAGAATGTCAAAGAAATGAAATGCAGTTTCGGATGAAATTAATCCGCGCTGAAATGATTACTTACGTAGAATAATATTTCTGCAATTGGGTCATATCTAAGGAGATTATTAAGCTCACTGAACTTTACCCGGACTTTATTAAATTTGGCGTCACTATCCCTTTCTGAAACCAGTTTCAGCATAACCGCAAGAGAACCATACAAGCCAGCACTGGCGCGGCGTCACAGCCCTTTCAGGAAAGTTCCATCATCTGCCTGAATGTTTTGTGACAGAGTGCAAATTCAGAGCCACCAAATCCAGACATAACTTGCAATAGTTCTCTATCTGTCCGACCTTATAGCTATTAATTACGAAGCGCAAAAAAATAAAATCTCTCGTTCACCACAGTGAAGTGAAACCTATGTTGATTCCGTCTAAATTAAGTCGCCCGGTTCGTCTCGACCATACAGTGGTCCGCGAGCGTCTGCTGGCTAAACTTTCCGGCGCGCATAATTTCCGACTGGCGCTGGTTACGAGCCCTGCAGGTTATGGAAAAACAACGCTCATTTCGCAATGGGCCGCAGGTAAGAGCGATCTTGGCTGGTACTCCCTTGATGAGGGCGATAACCAGCAAGAGCGTTTTGCCAGCTATCTGATTGCTGCCATTCAACAGGCCACGAATGGACACTGCGTCGCCAGTGAGGTGATGGTGCAAAAGCGCCAGTACGCCAGCCTGTCCTCCCTTTTCTCTCAGCTGTTCATTGAACTGGCTGAATGGCATCGCCCGCTTTATGTGGTAATTGATGATTATCATCTGATTTCAAATCCGGTTATCCACGAGTCGATGCGTTTCTTCCTGCGCCATCAACCGGAAAACCTGACCCTGGTGGTGCTGTCGCGCAACCTGCCGCAGCTGGGCATTGCCAACCTGCGCGTGCGCGATCAGCTGCTGGAGATTGGCAGCCAGCAGTTGGCCTTTACCCATCAGGAAGCGAAACAGTTCTTCGACTGCCGCCTGACCTCGCCGATTGAGGCCGCTGAAAGCAGCCGCCTGTGCGATGACGTCGCGGGCTGGGCCACGGCGTTGCAGCTGATTGCCCTCTCTGCGCGGCAAAACAACAGCCCGACACACCAGTCGGCACGGCGTCTGGCCGGTATCAACGCCAGCCATCTCTCTGATTATCTGGTGGACGAGGTGCTGGACAGCGTTGATCCTTCAACCCGTCATTTCCTGCTGAAAAGCTCCCTGCTGCGTTCGATGAACGACGCGCTGATCGTGCGCGTTACCGGCTGTGAAAACGGCCAGTTACAGCTGGAAGAGATTGAACGTCAGGGCCTGTTCCTGACACGCATGGACGATCCCGGCGAGTGGTTCAGCTACCATCCCTTGTTTGGTAGCTTCCTGCGCCAGCGCTGTCAGTGGGAGCTTGCCACAGAACTGCCGGAAATCCATCGCGCCGCCGCTGAAAGCTGGATGGCGCAAGGCTTCCCGAGCGAGGCCATTCACCACGCGCTGGCTGCCGGTGACGCCAGTATGCTGCGCGATATTCTGCTCAACCACGCGTGGGGGCTGTTTAACCACAGCGAACTGACGCTGCTGGAAGAGTCGCTGAAAGCCCTGCCGTGGGAGAGCCTGCTTGAGAACCCGCGTCTGGTTCTGCTGCAGGCCTGGCTGATGCAAAGCCAGCACCGCTACAGTGAGGTCAATACCCTGCTGGCGCGTGCCGAGCAGGAGATGGAAAGTGAAATGGATACTACCCTGCACGGCGAATTTAACGCCCTGCGGGCGCAGGTCGCAATTAACGACGGCGATCCGGATGAAGCGGAACGGCTGGCGATGGTCGCGCTGGATGAGCTGCCGCTGGCTAATTTCTACAGCCGCATCGTGGCGACCTCGGTACACGGGGAAGTACTGCACTGCAAGGGCGAGCTGACGCGCTCCCTTTCCCTGATGCAGCAAACCGAGCAGATGGCGCGCCGCCATGATGTGTGGCACTACGCCCTGTGGAGTCTGATTCAGCAAAGTGAAATTTTATTCGCTCAGGGGTTCCTGCAGGCTGCCTGGGAAAATCAGGAAAAAGCGTTCCAGCTGATTCGTGAACAGCATCTGGAACAGCTGCCGATGCACGAGTTCCTGTTGCGCATTCGCGCTCAGCTGCTGTGGGCATGGTCGCGCCTCGATGAAGCAGAAAGCTGCGCCCGTCAGGGTGTGAACGTGCTTTCTGGCTTCCAGCCGCAGCAGCAGTTGCAGTGCCTGGCGCTGCTGGTGCAGTGCTCGCTGGCGCGCGGCGATCTCGATAACGCCCGCAATCACCTTAACCGTCTGGAAAACCTGCTCGGCAACGGCCAGTACCACAGCGACTGGGTGTCAAACGCCGATAAGGTCCGGGTGATTTACTGGCAGATGACGGGGGATAAAAAATCCGCCGCCAACTGGCTGCGTCATACGCCAAAACCAGAGTTTGCCAATAACCACTTCCTGCAAAGCCAGTGGCGCAACATCGCCCGCGTGCAGATCCTGCTGGGTGACTTCGAGCCTGCCGAGATCGTACTGGAAGAGTTAAACGAAAACGCCCGTAGCCTGCGCCTGATGAGCGATCTGAACCGCAACCTGCTGCTGCTTAACCAGCTTTACTGGCAGGCGGGACGCAAAAATGACGCCCAGCGCGTGCTGCTGGAAGCGCTGCAGCTGGCGAACCGTACCGGGTTTATCAGCCACTTTGTGATTGAAGGTGAAGTGATGGCGCAACAGCTGCGCCAGCTGATTCAGCTGAATACCCTGCCGGAGCTGGATCAGCATCGTGCTCAGCGTATTCTTCGCGAGATTAACCAGCATCATCGCCACAAATTTGCGCATTTTGATGAGAACTTCGTTGAACGTCTGCTAAACCATCCGGAAGTGCCGGAGCTTATTCGCACCAGCCCGCTCACCCAGCGGGAATGGCAGGTGCTGGGGCTGATCTATTCCGGCTACAGCAACGAGCAGATTGCCGGTGAGCTGGCGGTGGCGGCGACCACCATCAAAACGCACATTCGTAATCTGTATCAGAAGCTGGGTGTGGCGCATCGTCAGGATGCGGTACAGCATGCGCAGCAGCTCTTGAAGATGATGGGGTACGGAGTGTGATTCCTTGCCCGGCGGCGCTACGCTTGCGCGGGCCTACGGGGTTTTGTAGGTCGGGTAAGCGCAGCGCCACCCGACACAATTCCTAGCACAATTCTAACTGCAAATTATTATCTTTAATCACCTGCATCACGCCCGCTGGCGGCATCGCGTCGGTGTAGACCGCATCCACAATGCTGATGCTGCCCATGTTCACCATCGCGTTACGGCCAAACTTCGAATGGTCCACCACCAGCATCACGTGGCGTGAATTTTCAATAATCGCGCGCTTGGTGCGCACCTCGTGGTAATCAAACTCCAGCAGCGAGCCGTCGCTGTCGATACCGCTGATCCCCAGAATGCCGAAGTCGAGGCGGAATTGAGAGATAAAGTCGAGCGTCGCTTCACCGATAATGCCCCCGTCGCGGCTGCGCAGTTCACCACCGGCGAGGATGATCCGGAAATCGTCTTTCTGCATCAGAGTGTTGGCGACGTTCAGGTTGTTAGTGACCACGCGCAGGTTCTCGTGATCCAGCAGCGCGTGAGCAACCGCTTCCGGCGTGGTGCCGATGTCAATAAACAGCGTCGCCCCGTTTGGGATTTGGCTCGCCACTTTACGGGCTATGCGTTCTTTTTCCGCCGTCTGCGTGGCTTTACGGTCATGCCAGGAGGTGTTGACCGAGCTGGACGGCAGCGCCGCCCCGCCGTGGTGGCGCAAAATACGGTTCTGATCGGCCAGATCGTTCAGGTCACGACGGATCGTTTGCGGGCTGACGGCAAACTGCTCGACGAGCTCTTCGGTGCTGACGTATCCCTGTTTTTTGACCAGTTCGATAATGGCG comes from Enterobacter kobei and encodes:
- the malT gene encoding HTH-type transcriptional regulator MalT, translated to MLIPSKLSRPVRLDHTVVRERLLAKLSGAHNFRLALVTSPAGYGKTTLISQWAAGKSDLGWYSLDEGDNQQERFASYLIAAIQQATNGHCVASEVMVQKRQYASLSSLFSQLFIELAEWHRPLYVVIDDYHLISNPVIHESMRFFLRHQPENLTLVVLSRNLPQLGIANLRVRDQLLEIGSQQLAFTHQEAKQFFDCRLTSPIEAAESSRLCDDVAGWATALQLIALSARQNNSPTHQSARRLAGINASHLSDYLVDEVLDSVDPSTRHFLLKSSLLRSMNDALIVRVTGCENGQLQLEEIERQGLFLTRMDDPGEWFSYHPLFGSFLRQRCQWELATELPEIHRAAAESWMAQGFPSEAIHHALAAGDASMLRDILLNHAWGLFNHSELTLLEESLKALPWESLLENPRLVLLQAWLMQSQHRYSEVNTLLARAEQEMESEMDTTLHGEFNALRAQVAINDGDPDEAERLAMVALDELPLANFYSRIVATSVHGEVLHCKGELTRSLSLMQQTEQMARRHDVWHYALWSLIQQSEILFAQGFLQAAWENQEKAFQLIREQHLEQLPMHEFLLRIRAQLLWAWSRLDEAESCARQGVNVLSGFQPQQQLQCLALLVQCSLARGDLDNARNHLNRLENLLGNGQYHSDWVSNADKVRVIYWQMTGDKKSAANWLRHTPKPEFANNHFLQSQWRNIARVQILLGDFEPAEIVLEELNENARSLRLMSDLNRNLLLLNQLYWQAGRKNDAQRVLLEALQLANRTGFISHFVIEGEVMAQQLRQLIQLNTLPELDQHRAQRILREINQHHRHKFAHFDENFVERLLNHPEVPELIRTSPLTQREWQVLGLIYSGYSNEQIAGELAVAATTIKTHIRNLYQKLGVAHRQDAVQHAQQLLKMMGYGV
- a CDS encoding DeoR/GlpR family transcriptional regulator, with the protein product MKQTQRHDAIIELVKKQGYVSTEELVEQFAVSPQTIRRDLNDLADQNRILRHHGGAALPSSSVNTSWHDRKATQTAEKERIARKVASQIPNGATLFIDIGTTPEAVAHALLDHENLRVVTNNLNVANTLMQKDDFRIILAGGELRSRDGGIIGEATLDFISQFRLDFGILGISGIDSDGSLLEFDYHEVRTKRAIIENSRHVMLVVDHSKFGRNAMVNMGSISIVDAVYTDAMPPAGVMQVIKDNNLQLELC